One window of the Triticum dicoccoides isolate Atlit2015 ecotype Zavitan chromosome 3B, WEW_v2.0, whole genome shotgun sequence genome contains the following:
- the LOC119276556 gene encoding uncharacterized protein LOC119276556 isoform X2 produces the protein MESRWVIPLVVILLALQIHPVRCRQEPALSPCNSTLVIAKYPCDNTTIVCSRMESTKDQLVPWLSFTVSFVILFCPFLRIKELKANPRTDAQTFFWWFLFVGFLDYILWIWYFEECSDPHYSAYPVLLTCCFGCGIHLIFSLIATVMTWNSGDQRVRWGIILTFLVFVGGGIFHKIQRQALGWMGVALSVLSHSFRIGSTVYYAKINRCLFVASMVGSVNGFLWLIHPQLCISKEYKNYVAISLMVTGDPQLRGVLR, from the exons ATGGAATCCAGATGGGTTATACCGCTTGTGGTTATTTTGCTTGCATTGCAAATTCACCCCGTTCGCTGTCGGCAAGAGCCAGCGCTTTCACCGTGTAACTCCACACTTGTTATTGCCAAGTACCCCTG TGATAACACCACCATAGTTTGCTCCCGAATGGAATCCACGAAGGACCAGCTTGTCCCTTGGCTATCTTTCACCGTGTCCTTCGTAATATTATTCTGCCCATT CTTGCGTATCAAAGAGTTGAAGGCCAATCCACGAACTGATGCGCAAACCTTCTTTTGGTGGTTTTTGTTTGTTGGTTTTCTGGATTATATTCTCTGGATCTGGTATTTTGAGGAATGCTCTGATCCACATTATTCAGCATATCCTGTGTTACTGACCTGCTGTTTTGGGTGCGGTATACACCTGATCTTCTCTCTTATAGCTACAGTGATGACTTGGAATTCTGGG GATCAGCGAGTACGATGGGGCATTATACTTACATTCTTGGTCTTTGTCGGTGGTGGAATTTTTCATAAAATACAAAGACAAGCCCTTGGCTGGATGGGAGTAGCACTAAGTGTACTGTCTCATTCTTTCCGTATTGGATCCACG GTGTACTACGCCAAGATTAATCGGTGTCTGTTTgttgcctccatggtggggtcagtAAATGGATTCTTGTGGCTTATCCATCCTCAGCTATGCATTTCAAAGGAATACAAG AATTATGTCGCCATCTCCTTGATGGTAACCGGTGACCCCCAACTTCGTGGCGTATTAAGATGA
- the LOC119276556 gene encoding uncharacterized protein LOC119276556 isoform X1: MESRWVIPLVVILLALQIHPVRCRQEPALSPCNSTLVIAKYPCDNTTIVCSRMESTKDQLVPWLSFTVSFVILFCPFLRIKELKANPRTDAQTFFWWFLFVGFLDYILWIWYFEECSDPHYSAYPVLLTCCFGCGIHLIFSLIATVMTWNSGDQRVRWGIILTFLVFVGGGIFHKIQRQALGWMGVALSVLSHSFRIGSTVYYAKINRCLFVASMVGSVNGFLWLIHPQLCISKEYKVRINYIMDSYGAYICLQFLRCSILSQCVPSNLLKF; this comes from the exons ATGGAATCCAGATGGGTTATACCGCTTGTGGTTATTTTGCTTGCATTGCAAATTCACCCCGTTCGCTGTCGGCAAGAGCCAGCGCTTTCACCGTGTAACTCCACACTTGTTATTGCCAAGTACCCCTG TGATAACACCACCATAGTTTGCTCCCGAATGGAATCCACGAAGGACCAGCTTGTCCCTTGGCTATCTTTCACCGTGTCCTTCGTAATATTATTCTGCCCATT CTTGCGTATCAAAGAGTTGAAGGCCAATCCACGAACTGATGCGCAAACCTTCTTTTGGTGGTTTTTGTTTGTTGGTTTTCTGGATTATATTCTCTGGATCTGGTATTTTGAGGAATGCTCTGATCCACATTATTCAGCATATCCTGTGTTACTGACCTGCTGTTTTGGGTGCGGTATACACCTGATCTTCTCTCTTATAGCTACAGTGATGACTTGGAATTCTGGG GATCAGCGAGTACGATGGGGCATTATACTTACATTCTTGGTCTTTGTCGGTGGTGGAATTTTTCATAAAATACAAAGACAAGCCCTTGGCTGGATGGGAGTAGCACTAAGTGTACTGTCTCATTCTTTCCGTATTGGATCCACG GTGTACTACGCCAAGATTAATCGGTGTCTGTTTgttgcctccatggtggggtcagtAAATGGATTCTTGTGGCTTATCCATCCTCAGCTATGCATTTCAAAGGAATACAAGGTACGAATTAATTATATTATGGATAGTTATGGTGCATATATATGTCTTCAGTTTTTACGTTGCTCCATTCTTTCCCAATGTGTACCAAGCAATCTTCTAAAGTTCTAA